A window of the Coprobacter fastidiosus genome harbors these coding sequences:
- a CDS encoding Na+/H+ antiporter NhaC family protein, whose protein sequence is MQRSSDSLYHIHKTRKPNFWALSPLFVFLGIYLITSLLVNDFYKVPIAVAFLISSAFAVIISRGGSINERIAHFSSGAANGNIIQMIWIFILAGAFAQSAKSMGAIDATVNLTLQILPDNLLLAGIFIASCFISLSIGTSVGTIVALAPVAIGIANQTDTELPYMVAIVVGGAFFGDNLSFISDTTIAATKTQGCLMKDKFKVNSMIVVPAAFCVLLYYIFAGLNIHSPSHLTEVQWIKVIPYLIVLGSAVAGFNVMLVLLLGIITSGIIGIATNGFDFFGWFGAMGTGITGMGELIIITLLAGGMLEMIRFNGGIDYIIEKLTRKVNSKRGAELSIAGLVSFANLCTANNTIAIITTGEIARDIANRFHIDKRKSASILDTFSCLVQGLIPYGAQMLIAASLASISPLSIIRYLYYPMLMGIFALAAILLRYPRRYS, encoded by the coding sequence ATGCAGAGATCATCCGATTCACTTTATCACATACATAAAACCAGAAAACCTAATTTTTGGGCACTCAGTCCTCTTTTTGTTTTTCTGGGCATATATCTCATTACCTCTCTTTTAGTAAACGATTTTTATAAAGTTCCTATCGCTGTGGCATTTCTCATATCTTCGGCTTTTGCCGTCATCATATCACGAGGAGGTAGCATAAATGAGCGCATAGCACATTTTTCCTCAGGAGCAGCAAACGGAAATATCATACAAATGATCTGGATATTCATACTTGCCGGAGCATTTGCTCAATCCGCTAAATCGATGGGAGCGATCGATGCAACCGTAAATCTTACGCTTCAGATATTACCCGATAATCTCTTATTAGCAGGCATATTCATAGCTTCCTGTTTCATCTCCCTTTCCATAGGAACATCTGTCGGAACGATCGTTGCCCTTGCCCCAGTTGCCATAGGAATAGCAAATCAAACAGATACGGAATTACCTTACATGGTTGCCATCGTTGTCGGAGGAGCATTTTTCGGGGATAACCTCTCCTTCATATCAGATACGACAATCGCCGCAACAAAAACACAAGGATGTTTGATGAAAGATAAATTCAAGGTCAACAGTATGATCGTTGTTCCGGCAGCTTTTTGTGTATTGCTTTATTATATATTCGCTGGATTAAATATTCACTCACCGTCGCACCTTACAGAGGTACAATGGATAAAAGTTATTCCCTATCTGATTGTTTTAGGAAGTGCCGTTGCAGGGTTTAATGTCATGTTGGTTCTATTACTCGGAATCATCACATCTGGAATTATAGGAATCGCAACAAACGGTTTTGATTTTTTCGGTTGGTTCGGTGCTATGGGAACAGGTATAACAGGAATGGGAGAACTAATCATAATCACATTATTAGCTGGAGGTATGCTCGAGATGATACGCTTTAATGGAGGAATTGATTACATTATTGAAAAACTGACTCGAAAGGTCAACTCAAAACGGGGAGCTGAACTTAGTATCGCAGGTTTGGTCAGTTTTGCAAATCTTTGTACGGCAAACAACACGATAGCTATTATTACCACCGGAGAAATAGCCCGTGACATAGCAAACCGATTTCATATAGATAAAAGAAAATCTGCCAGTATTTTAGACACTTTTTCCTGTTTAGTGCAAGGATTGATACCTTATGGAGCACAGATGCTGATAGCGGCTTCTCTTGCAAGTATCTCCCCGCTTTCTATTATCCGATATCTCTATTATCCTATGCTCATGGGTATTTTCGCACTGGCAGCTATTTTATTGCGATACCCCCGTCGCTATTCTTGA
- a CDS encoding AMP-binding protein, whose product MGIVLNDRCYSDVDEISVTEDNIDVVSFLTEWFDDREYVVGHTSGSTGTPKKIHLLKSDMEASARLTNEFFGIDTDSVLLLCLSPNYIAGKMMIVRALLAGANLLVVKPSSSPLKEINRSVDFAAMVPMQVQESLSDSVTRNKISYIKQLIIGGAAVSSTLESALSAFPIRCFSTYGMTETVSHIALRELNTAYSGYKALGNITFLQDDRGCLCIHAPHLSNTFFITNDIVRLSGKTSFEWLGRFDNVINSGGVKLFPEEIEKKISELIPDKRFYVTGVLDERLGEKAVLIIEDQNWTQEKIASFMKEVRFILSPYQIPKEIRFVSNFRETYSGKIIRENQE is encoded by the coding sequence ATGGGAATAGTGCTGAATGATAGATGTTATTCGGATGTCGATGAGATTTCTGTAACAGAGGATAATATCGATGTCGTTTCATTTTTGACCGAATGGTTCGATGACCGTGAATATGTTGTCGGACATACGTCCGGATCGACCGGAACGCCTAAGAAAATTCATTTATTGAAATCGGATATGGAGGCTTCGGCTCGCCTGACAAACGAGTTCTTCGGAATAGATACCGATTCGGTTCTTTTACTTTGTCTGTCTCCGAATTATATCGCAGGAAAGATGATGATTGTAAGAGCTCTTCTTGCAGGTGCGAATTTATTGGTCGTAAAACCCTCTTCTTCTCCATTAAAAGAGATAAATCGTAGTGTCGATTTTGCAGCGATGGTTCCCATGCAGGTTCAAGAATCTCTTTCAGATTCGGTAACCCGGAATAAGATTTCTTATATAAAACAATTAATTATCGGAGGTGCTGCTGTGTCTTCGACTTTAGAATCTGCTTTATCAGCATTTCCAATACGTTGTTTTTCTACTTATGGCATGACGGAAACTGTTTCGCATATCGCTTTGCGGGAATTAAATACCGCTTATTCCGGATATAAGGCTTTGGGAAATATTACATTCTTACAAGATGATAGGGGGTGTCTTTGCATTCATGCTCCGCATTTGAGTAATACGTTTTTTATAACAAACGATATAGTCAGGCTTTCGGGAAAAACGAGTTTTGAATGGTTGGGGCGCTTTGATAATGTGATTAATTCGGGAGGTGTAAAACTTTTTCCTGAAGAGATCGAGAAGAAAATATCCGAATTGATACCTGATAAACGTTTTTATGTGACAGGAGTGTTGGATGAGCGGTTGGGAGAGAAAGCCGTTCTTATAATCGAGGATCAAAACTGGACGCAAGAGAAGATAGCTTCTTTTATGAAAGAGGTAAGATTTATCTTATCTCCTTATCAGATTCCTAAAGAAATACGTTTTGTATCAAATTTTCGTGAAACCTATTCCGGAAAAATAATACGTGAAAATCAAGAATAG